A stretch of DNA from Macrotis lagotis isolate mMagLag1 chromosome X, bilby.v1.9.chrom.fasta, whole genome shotgun sequence:
gattctcagagcTGCTGATTCATCCCAAACTTCTCTGCTCACCTACAATCTCCCATGTCCAGAATTTTAGCAATCCTTGGAGGTAGGTGCTacaattatctttcttttacagtggaggaataTAAggtatgtgacttgcccagggatataGTTAGTGTCTTTGAGCCAGAGAGATGACATTCTCTATGTCCAAGTTGGTACTACCAAGAATTAACCTCTACAAACTACCATTGTCCATTAAAGATCACCAAGGGGCAGGGACAATTCAATTTTCCTGCTTACAAGAGAGTCCCACTtgaagatgggggtgggggtcgTATTAGttctaaaataaatagcaaatctGCATAAAAGCCATCAATTAAACTTATTTTAACTAAGCATAAAAGTCAGAGGGGAGCAGCAGAACCCAGAGCCCAGCTAtggtgaggaaaatgaaactaaaCCCAGAGGTAGAGCTTTCTTAGGCAGGGAGCCCTGAGGCAGAGCCAACAGAGAGACCGAGGGAAGGAGCATTGTGGCTCTGTCTGCTGGGTTTTGGTCTCTCATTTCCCTCACTCTTTCAGTACAGACTGTGGAATCACTTCTCTGGCATATCCCACCCAAACACTTGGACCGGTTCATTGAAGAATATCTTATGCCTGATACCAATTCCGAGATGGAAATCCAAAATGTCATTGATAGGATCGCCTCCTTCCTAAAGGAGAAGTGTTTCCAAGAAGTTTCAGAGAAGTCAGTTCAAGTGACCAAGGTGGTGAAGGTGAGTCTGAAGCTGGTTTGTTTACCTCTGAGAATCTGAGCAGGGGGAGAGGGATCGGGAATGAGAGAAATCCCAAGGAGGAAGTGGATCCTGGGGTGATGTGGTATCCTTAAGAGTCAAGTCTGGAAATGGGGTGGCCAGAGAAGATGGATTTCCAGGAAGGGGCAGTTGGTTTTCCATGGCTTATCTTCCCTTCTTCTGGTCCTGCAACTCATTCTTCTGGGATAATCCCACTGCTGAGTTTCTCCTCTATTCAGGGAGGTTCATCTGGCAATGGCACAGCCTTGAGAAGCTGCTCTGATGCACATCTAGTGGTGTTTCTCAGCAATCTCCAAAGCTATGGGAACCTGATAGGCCGCTGCTACAGAGAGGTCATTAAAGAAATCAAGAGAAGGTTGGAAGAATGGGAGCAAGAGCAAGGGtggcaatttaaaataaaatttgaggtCAACAAAAAGCCCAAGCCTGGAGTGCTCAGCTTCAGAATGACTTCAAAACTGAATGGTCAGTCACTGAACTTTGATCGATGTTCTAGGTGAGAAACCCCCCATCTGGCTTCTGGGTCACCTCAGCCCAGGAGGAGGAGCCCCTGCTTCCAGCAAAAAAGACCTTGCCCAGAGTCCTTCTCTTAGCCCCAACCTTATCTGGTTTCCAACAGTAaattttaccccccccccttgCCTCAGAAACCCAGAGACTCTACATTCTTTGATCCTGCCTCCTAAGGGATTTGGGTGTGTAGAGGCAGTGAGGAACAGAATAGGGATCTTCAAATTTCAACTCTGCCATTTCCTGTGACCTCAGGGAAATCACTGCCTTTCTTTCATTCTGGGGACCTGATTaaggattctttttaaaatttttcattttcaaataccGATTCTTagcaggcagttaggtggtataatggGTAGTGAGtggaacctggagtcaggaacacgaattcaaatccagtttcagacacttgatagctgtgggacctggggcaagtcatttcagctccaattgactcagtttcctcctttgcaaaatgGGGATCATCATAATACTGACTCCACAAGgatgttttgagtttcacatgAGAACATTTGTAGAGGCCTTGGCCCATATATGTTTCTTTTCTGGTTGGTCTCCTAGATCCCTTAGTCAGTCAGCCAGTCAATAcatatttactaagcacctaaGAGCCTGGCACTGTCCCAACcattggggataaaaaggaaaggtaaaagataTTCCCAGTTGTCAAGAATCTCTTAGTTCTCatggggaagacaacattcaAATGACTATGTAGAAACAAGTCATAATCAGGATAAACTAGTAATAACTAAAGGAGGGGTGAATTAGTCtcagaacaaaatattttaaataaaatatgtaggattatGTCAAAACAAGTTAGattgaaatagttatttttaaattttattttatcttttacagACCCCAAGTTAAGACCCCTCAGAGTAACTGACCtctcaagtcccttccagttctaagacCTTAAAACCTGTGACAGTTGCTAAGTGTCATCCAGAAAAAACTCTTCTGTTCTCAGATGTAtgaattcataaagaaaaaataaatggcaaCTTTGCCCAGGCCTGCAGCTAGATACTCCAAAGGGACAGCAAGAGTCCCAGATTTATTTGTCTTTTCCTctggctcttttcctttttttatattgatattttattctgaCTCTTTTTCAATGTTGTTCCTCTGTTCCACTTGAATTGGTCACTTTGATGATCCATGAGCCTCCCACCGATGGGTCCATGCTCAGGTGATGCTCTTCTTTTATCCAAATTTCTGCTTCTCCCAGAAACCTTCACTGATGCCCCCAGAGTCTGGTGATCCTTCTTCCCTGAGCTCCCCCAGGACTTAGCCCCCTTTCTCCTGTATTGTCTGCTGTTTCATGCATGCATTTCTTTCTCTACATGCAAATTCTGGTGGGTGAGGCCTATCTTTTATTCCTGGCTCTAGCCCCTTAGCACCTCACCCCCCCCCTCCCTATTCTGACTGTTACAGCAAACACTGTGCTAATTAAACACTGACTGAATTGAGCTGGTTCACCCTCACAGGTCAGATGACCCCAAACTTCAGACCTGATCCCCTAGTCTACATAGACCTTTTAAGTGAATccagagaaaatggaaaactctctACCTCCTTCATAGAACTACAGAAGCGCTTCCTTGAACAGCGCCATTCCAAGCTTAAATGCCTGATCCTATTGGTGAAACACTGGTACAAAATGGTAAGTATCTTCTGACATTCTCTGGGATTTAGAAGAGTATGCAATAGAATGCATCTggattatattttattccattaatcAAATAAATTCAGATGGTAGCTACTATGGTCCCCTGGGGATACATAtccaagaaatgaaaacaatttttactctCAAATAGCTTATATCCTATGAGGGCATACAAGTGGGCAGAAGTGACTGTGACAGAGGTATGATTGtgagaagagatagaaaggaggAATGCCTGAGTTATTGATAAAGAGAGACTTCATTCTCCATGatgtcttcttccttttcagtgcaaaaagaaaatgaaatcacttCCCCCTCAGTATGCCCTAGAGCTCCTGACTGTCTATGCTTGGGAACATGGGAGTCAGGAAACTCACTTCAGCACAGCCCGGGGCTTCCGGACCGTCTTGTATTTGATTGAGAAATATCAAGAGCTCCTGGTCTATTGGACTGTCAACTATGCCTTTGATGACACCATTGGAGATTATCTGAGGTCAAAATTGAAAAAACCCAGGTAACAGAGATAGGATTCCCCCTCCCctggaaatcagcaaatattcCAAGCTGATGACTCTGCTCCCCACAAATGTTGCTGCTGTGAACCAGGCCACCCCCTTGGAAACCGCTAAGTCTATTGCTCAGCTTTTGAATCATGACCTGCCCGTAAAATGGCCCCATGTGTAAGTGGAATGTCAGATTGACTTCATGATATGGGATCAGAGATGTCTGAAGGCCTCACTTACCTCCCCAAAGATTTCCCCTATGTTGCTATCAGAAATTCCTCTATTCGGGCTTTATACCTTTAGGCTGAGAAATCTCTCCCAGATCCTTGAAGACTTGTCCaattgctagaattcacttgagcctgttgtttgtttttcaatttttaaagaagttcatggcatcagggaagtgatgccatgacaagcacatgaactagatttgagaGAGCTGgaactgtgcaaaatcaccagcttcactttctcctccaaaaccatctggcTTCAGTGCCCAGACAGGAATCAGCAGGATGGGAGATCACTCTGGATGAGActatcaagattaagtgacttgcccaaggtcacttagatAGTTAAGAgtcaagggcggctaggtggcgtagtggataaagcaccagccctggagtcaggagtacctgggttcaaatccggtctcagatacttaataattacctagctgtgtggccttgggcaagccacttaaccccgtttgccttgcaaaaaaaaccccccaaaacctgAAAAAGAgtcaagtgcctgagactggattcgaacttaGATCCTCTTAATTGTAGGGCCAGAGCTATATCCTCTATGCCATTCTGCTGCCCTTCAATGGAATCTAATTGTATACATATGCAGTGAGTCCCTAAGGGAGCTTGATAGATTATAGGATTcaggacatatacatatatattagcaTATAATGATAAGGGTGGGATCTGCCTCTTCCCCAGCCCTTATTGTGTTCTAAGATCATGTCTTTAACTACTTCTGGCTTGGAAATTTAATCTTCCAGTGAAATTGTAACCCAGTGTTCTGTCCTGGTCTCAGATTCCTGTCTCCTCATTAGCTATATGACTATGAACAAGTCCTTGGGCCTTGGTCCTCCTCTGTGGCAAACATCATGGGCCCCCTAGAATAGTTGTGATCCTGAAGCAAAGACTTTGCAACTATAAAGCAATATGGAAATGTCAACTATTAATTTTCCCATAGTCTACGTTTCTTGAAGGATTTGGAGAGGGGCATGCCTGGAGGCAATGACTTCTTGGATGTGGTAATTGAAGAGAAAACTCCTCATTAGGATCAAGTCTCTGCCCTTCCCTTTAGGCCAGTGATCCTGGACCCAGCTGATGCAACTGGTGATGTAGGGGGTGGATATCGATGGTGCTGGGACAAGCTGGCCCAGGAAGCTCAACGGTGGGCATCTGCCCCCTGCTTTCAAAACTGGGATGACAGCTTGGTCCAACCTTGGGATGTACAGGTAACAGCCttctcctgtgtgtgtgtgtgtgtgtgtgtgtgtgtgtgtgtgtgtgtgtgcccatgGGCTATGGCAACCTTTGCCACTGCACGTCACCCATCCTGCTCCATTGAATCTGCACTCACTGTCATCAGTATTTGGCTGCATTTAGAATTCTGATCCAAGCTAAATTGGTTCAGATGGGTCCTGACCATCACAGACCACCACGAGCCTGTTTACTTCCCATGATCTTTGGGATTTGGAAGGGTTCAAAGGTGCCTTCCTTGAGTCCATAATCACCATCCAAGTCTTCAGCATGGttgcattccccccccccatttcctgtCAACCCTACAAAAACCACTTTTAATTAAGCAGTGATGTCCTGAGATGTGGCTTAGACCAGagatagaggaagagagagagagagagagggagggagggagggagaagaaaggagagagaaaaaagagagggagcagatagagacagagatagaactGAAGAGTAAACTCCCAATGTGCACCACCTCCCTCAGTAGGCCCTGGGTTGGTCACTTCCTAGAACCTGTAGCCTTTCTCTCTAACACTCAGCTCTGGTTTGTTGAACTTATACTATTCTCACTTGATGGATATTGCAGCTGAGACTCTGTAAGGATAAAGGTCTCGAGTAAGATCATGAGGTCAGTAGGTGGCAGAAGCAGGACCAGAACACGGTTTTCTACACTCGCAGCACAAGattctttctttgttgttgttgagtcgttgtcagtcatgtctgactctacaTGATttctttggggatttcttggaaaagatactcaAACAGTTTTGCCACtttcttccccagttcatttttcatgggaggaaactgaggcaagcaaggtgaagtgacttgtccagggttactcagctagaaagtgtctgaggcctgatttgagctCAGAAAGATGATTCTTTCTGATCCCAGGATGGGAACTCTGTCCAATGGCACCACCTACCAGGTCTCAGTGACTCCCATGACCAAATTATGGTTAGGCAGGTTCCCAAGTTAAGTAAATGTGCTCTCTTTTCAGCTGGAGCAGGCTGTGAAAGGAAGGAGTGGCTTTAGCCTGCCCAGGTATCACACTTACTCAGAAGAGGCCTTCTCCTTTGACCATTCAATAGAAAGAGCAACAGACTGCTATTACCCCCAATGTAAGCCTGGGGCCCAAAAGGAACCTTACTGTATAATTCTGAGTCTCTTTAATCAGCCCTGATTTTCAGTGGCCCAGAGGGAAGACAGGAGGCAGGGGCTTTCTCTTTTACTTGTCTTTCTATCCCAGTCTTTGACACACATAacaaatgctttatttttctatctgCTCATCATCTAACTAGGTACCACCTCTCCAGGAATCACAGAATCTTTGCTTAAAGATATCTAATGAGGCAGCCTATTCAACATTTAAAAAGCTCTAACTGTTGGGACATTTTTCCTGACATTCTATCTCCTCCCTCCAGAGCCATGCCATTTCAGTCCAAAAGCTTTTCCCCTTTTCACCAAATATTGAAGGTCCTTATCATACCCCTGGAATCTTCTCACCTCAAGTCTCCAGTTTTATCTAGTGACTTTCATATAGTGACCTGGGTATTGTCTTCTGACTCTTCTGTGGTCACCTACACCTTAAAGATGTCTTCTGCATTTCCTTTACATTGCACTGGCCCCAGACTGAAAAGAAACAGACATTCTAgcatgaaaaaattaagaaattctgGATTGAAAAAGAAACTATTCAGTTCATGTGTATGCAAAATTCTGACCTCCTCAACTCCCATAGATTCAGTTGTTACCTTTATGCTGATGACTGTAAAAGTTGCTGATTCATCCCAAACCTCTCGAAATCAAACTGGATGTCTCATAGACATCTTGTTCAGGGTCTCACAGTatatatcaagtgtctgagcccaaattTTAACTCACTCTagagctggtgctgtatccaGTTTGTCACCATAGTCCTAACATCAATGGTTCTGAAACtgaattcattctttccttccaaaTAATCTCCCTTCCCAACATCCCTCTTACTTTCAGGGTACCTCCATCATTCTACTCCACCAGCTTCAAAATCTAAATGTCATTCTCCATTCCTAGTTCTCTCTCATATCAACATCTTATCAAAATCTTAGGATTTTACTTTCACAGCATTTCTTTTGTATgtaccttctctcctctgatacacTGTTCTATCACCCTAATGTCATCCTTCATTATCTCACAATTGCACTAACCTGCTGGTTGGTTTTCCTTCCACAAGTCTCTGTCTACTCCAGTTCATGTTGTTCCACTGATCTTCCTAAGTTGAATCTACTCAATAGACTCCAGGATCTCTCCCTCAGGATCAGATAAAGTCCTCTTTCTGACATTCAAAACCCTTTAAAACTGCCCTCCCCTCCCTAGAAGttctccagtcttcttatacttgcTTGCATGTACTTACTCTATGATCCAATAATACAAGAATCATTGTGGTTTCTCTAACAAGATTGTCCATCTCCTATTTCTAAGCATTTTCTCTTGCCAACTCTTATACCTCCAGGCttgcctggcttccttcaaataccagctaaaatcccaccttttacaggaagtcttttctagtgtttttaaaattctattaatttccTGGATATAGTGTGTATGAACAGATAGGACTGTCTGtttataggtttttttgtttgtttgggttttttgctttttgctagGGAACGGAGTTAGGCAACTTGTCCAacgtcatacagctagataattattaagtgtctgaggctggatttgaactcaggtcccctgattccagggccagtgctctgtccactgaaccataTAGCTATCCCTCCATTAGGTTTTAAACTCCTTGGGAGGCACcagtttttacctttctttgtatcttcagaattTGATACAGTGATTGGCTCTGGGAAAtgcttaaataaatgcttattaactgaatCAATTGGTAGAATCAGGTGAGGGTGAGGTTGAGAAAAGGGTCTTGGGCAACAACTGTTCTTCTGGAAGTAGTGTCCCCTCATCCTGTGCTGGGGTGAACCAGAGTCAGATTGGGACCTTCTTACCTAGAATATCAAACACCGGAAGCATAAGCGACCTCAGAACATTCATTTTTGACATCATCGTGAAGTGGAGCACTTGGAGGCTGGCCCGCTTGATGACCTCAAATTGTCCTTTAAACACCCACTCTTGCTCAATCTCACATTTTTCCAACCAGTTCTTAATTTCCTCAGTGAATTCTTCTTGATGGTCTTTCTGGTCCTGAGTGTTTGTGAGATCTCTGAGAATTACTACAGGTTTACATcagagctgtgtgtgtgtgtctcaggACTGAGCCTTTGCTGTATGAACCTCCCTGAATGGAATAGAGACAGGTTCTCCTTGAAGGTGGAGATCCATGACCAGAAGAAGGGAGTAGGGGACATGGAAAACCCTTTGCCCCTCCCCCAGGTAACTCTGCTCATCCTTATGTTCCAAGACTGGTTTTAAAGGACACCCACCCCCCTCCAAAGATCCTCCTGTGTCCCTGGTGCTTGTCTCTTTCCTGGGCCTTCTCCCCTTGCATTGTCTGTCCAACTGGCTGATGGAGGAGGTgctctttcccctctttctctcccattGCTCCATACCAGGACACTCCTCCTTAAGAGAGCCCCATCTTTTGAGTCACTTTCATTTTCCTGTGAAGGTTTGGAATTTTGTCTTTTTGGAGATATTATCCCTTCTTACCTGTAGATGGAGACCTCTTTTGTGACAAGGAAAAACCCTTTAGGTAAAGAAACCCTATAAAAATAATCCCCAgtccaaaaaagacaaaaagaaaactgtCTGATGATATGAATTTCTTCCAGAAACTGATAGAGATTCCTTAGAAGCAGCTCTGGAGAATCTTCAGTGGTTTTTCTATCATCTACTACAAATGCTGTATTTTCTGGGTTCCCTTAAACTGGTTCAGCTCCACTTGGTGCTGGTCAGTGCCTGCCTACCTGGGCATCAGTTCCTGAATTTTCTTCTTGGGGGAGGCTCCATTTATCTGAACTATGAATCTGAGAGGCAGCCTGGGCAGGAAATAAACAGGGCCAGTCATTGTactaagaaatatttcatttgagcctcattaGTAATCCTTGGAGGTGGGTGCGactattatctttcttttacagttgaggaaactgagttaagtgacttgtccagggataTAGTTAGTGTCTCCGACCTGAGTCACATAACTCTGCTTGAgtccccactgtgccacctaacttcctaTAAACCAGAGAGATCACATTCTCCATCTCCAAGTTGGTACTACCAAGAATTAACCTCAACATACTGCCATTGTCTATTAAAGATCTCCAAAGGGCACAAGTAGTTCAATTTTCCTAGTTACTAGAGAGTCCCACTTGGAGACGGGGGTGTAGAATTAgttctaaaataaataacaaattgaTATACGAGGAATCAATTAAGCATATTTTAACTAAATTTAAAATAGTCTGAGGGGTGCAGCAGAACCCAGATCCCAGCcatgatgaggaaaatgaaattgaaccAAAGAGGTGGAGCTTTCTTAAGGAGGAAGACCTGAGGAAGAGCCAACAGAGAGATTGAGGGAAGAAGCAGTGTGGCTCTCTGTCCACTGGGTTTTGATCTCTCATTTCCCTCACTCTTTCAGTACAGAGTATGGAATCCCCAAGTCTTTGGCACACCCTGCCCAAGTACCTGGGCAAGTTCATTGAGAAAAATCTTGTGCCTGTTACCCCTTTCTGGAGTGGAGTCCAAAGTGTCATTCATATGATGTCCTCCTTCCTAAAGAAGAGATGTTTCCAAGATACAGGAAGTCAGTTCGAGTGACCAAGGTGGTGAAGGTAAGTCTGGACTGGATTTTACCTCTGAGTATCTGGGCATGGAGAGAAGATTCAGGAAAGAGGGAAACCTCAAGGAGGGAGAGGACTCTGGGTGAAgggttttgggggggaggttaATCCTTAAAAGGTAGGCTGGGAAATGGGGATGAGCAGAGATGAGAGATGTCCAGGCGGGGTGTAGTTGGTTTTCCATAGCTTGTCATCTCTTCTTCTGGCCCTGGACCTCTTTCTTCGGGGATAATCTCActcctcagtttctcttccaTTCAGGGAGGTTCATCTGACAATAGCAGAGCCTTGAGAAATTGCTCCAGTACAGACCTAGTGGTGTTTCTCAGCAATCTCCACAGATATCAGGACCAGACAGACCGTCGAGGAGAGTTCATCAAAGAAATCAAGAGATGGTTGAAAGAGTGGGAGCCTGGAAACGGGTAGAAGTTTAGTCTAAAATCTGAGGTCAACAATAAACCCAATCCTCCAGTGCTCAGCATCAGAATGACATCCACACAGACCAATCAGTGTGTGGA
This window harbors:
- the LOC141499576 gene encoding 2'-5'-oligoadenylate synthase 1-like, with translation MLEKQVWRTLSGFSVICYKCSGFLNQYSRTWYQSVPNHLVQTVESLLWHIPPKHLDRFIEEYLMPDTNSEMEIQNVIDRIASFLKEKCFQEVSEKSVQVTKVVKGGSSGNGTALRSCSDAHLVVFLSNLQSYGNLIGRCYREVIKEIKRRLEEWEQEQGWQFKIKFEVNKKPKPGVLSFRMTSKLNGHWFTLTGQMTPNFRPDPLVYIDLLSESRENGKLSTSFIELQKRFLEQRHSKLKCLILLVKHWYKMCKKKMKSLPPQYALELLTVYAWEHGSQETHFSTARGFRTVLYLIEKYQELLVYWTVNYAFDDTIGDYLRSKLKKPRPVILDPADATGDVGGGYRWCWDKLAQEAQRWASAPCFQNWDDSLVQPWDVQLEQAVKGRSGFSLPRYHTYSEEAFSFDHSIERATDCYYPQCKPGAQKEPYCIILSLFNQP